In Lotus japonicus ecotype B-129 chromosome 5, LjGifu_v1.2, one genomic interval encodes:
- the LOC130718110 gene encoding uncharacterized protein LOC130718110 produces MAKYGEGDKRWIVEDRPDGTNVHNWHWAETNCLEWSRAFFNNLLTNLTVLHGGADDNNLHATIKKVEKLDGEAYVNIRKGKVIPGYELSVSLSWEGEVRDAEGKILNKVNGTVEIPYISDENADEDPEVRVTVKDEDQIGKRLKEAMVAKGKPVVLDKVRVWVQSMARGGPVKEELEVKKVAAVAPQKSDDKAVEVKKKEEEVAAGVAKKEEKKKKKEGFKTISLTERFNCRARDLFEILMDENRWKGFTQSNARISKEVNGEFSIFDGSVTGMNLELQEGKLIVQRWRFGSWPDGMQSTVRIVFEEPESGVTVVKLTHTDVPEEDRYGNATVVENTERGWRDLIFQRIRAVFGFGI; encoded by the exons aTGGCGAAGTACGGCGAGGGCGACAAGCGGTGGATCGTGGAAGACAGACCCGACGGCACCAACGTCCACAACTGGCACTGGGCCGAAACCAACTGCCTCGAGTGGTCCAGAGCCTTCTTCAACAACCTCCTCACCAACCTCACCGTGCTCCACGGCGGCGCCGATGATAACAACCTCCACGCCACCATCAAGAAGGTCGAGAAGCTCGACGGCGAGGCGTATGTGAATATCCGCAAGGGGAAGGTTATTCCGGGATACGAGCTCAGCGTTTCGCTTTCCTGGGAAGGGGAGGTTAGGGATGCGGAGGGGAAGATCTTGAACAAAGTCAACGGCACGGTTGAGATCCCGTATATTTCTGATGAGAATGCTGATGAGGATCCTGAGGTTAGGGTTACGGTGAAAGATGAGGACCAGATCGGGAAGAGGTTGAAGGAGGCGATGGTTGCGAAGGGGAAGCCGGTGGTTTTGGATAAGGTTAGGGTTTGGGTGCAGAGTATGGCGAGAGGTGGGCCTGTTAAGGAGGAGCTTGAGGTGAAGAAGGTGGCCGCGGTGGCGCCGCAGAAGAGTGATGATAAAGCGGTGgaggtgaagaagaaagaggaggaGGTTGCGGCAGGGGTGgcgaagaaggaggagaagaagaagaagaaagaagggtTTAAAACGATTAGTTTGACGGAGAGGTTTAATTGCAGGGCGAGGGATTTGTTTGAGATATTGATGGATGAGAATAGGTGGAAGGGTTTTACTCAGAGCAATGCGAGGATTAGCAAGGAGGTTAATGGAGAGTTTAGTATCTTCGATGGGTCGGTTACGGGGATGAATTTGGAGTTGCAGGAAGGGAAGTTGATTGTGCAGAGATGGAGGTTTGGGAGCTGGCCAGATGGGATGCAATCAACA GTGAGGATTGTGTTTGAGGAGCCTGAATCTGGGGTTACAGTTGTGAAGCTCACACATACTGATGTGCCTGAAGAAGATAG GTATGGGAATGCGACTGTGGTTGAGAACACGGAGAGGGGATGGCGGGATCTCATCTTCCAAAGGATAAGGGCTGTGTTTGGTTTTGGAATTTGA